A portion of the Apus apus isolate bApuApu2 chromosome 3, bApuApu2.pri.cur, whole genome shotgun sequence genome contains these proteins:
- the CDC42EP3 gene encoding cdc42 effector protein 3 codes for MPAKTPIYLKAANNKKGKKFKLRDILSPDMISPPLGDFRHTIHIGKEGQHDVFGDISFLQGNYELLPGNEGETRVSQPGGHNEFLRANSTSESMFTETPSPVLKNAISLPAIGGSQALTLPLLSPVTFNSKQESIRSSRNPRLSCEPVIEEKLQEKSQQMEDEETYKDDIWEQNGSSHFTNGTDSHSSSFSERCTEWQTVDLFDDSQLSCELTKTKTKSEESISDLAGSLLSLQLDLGPSLLDEVLNVMDKNKS; via the coding sequence ATGCCAGCCAAGACTCCCATCTACTTGAAAGCTGCTAACAATAAGAAAGGGAAGAAGTTCAAACTAAGGGATATCTTGTCTCCTGATATGATCAGTCCACCACTTGGAGATTTTCGTCATACCATACACATTGGAAAAGAGGGACAACATGATGTTTTTGGAGACATCTCCTTTTTGCAGGGCAATTATGAGCTATTGCCTGGAAATGAAGGAGAAACCAGAGTTAGCCAGCCTGGTGGCCACAACGAATTTTTAAGGGCAAACAGCACTTCTGAATCCATGTTTACAGAAACTCCATCACCAGTGCTCAAAAATGCTATTTCCCTTCCTGCCATTGGGGGTTCTCAAGCCCTTACGTTGCCCTTATTGTCACCAGTGACATTTAATTCAAAGCAAGAATCCATCAGGTCATCAAGAAATCCTAGGCTTAGCTGTGAGCCagtaatagaagaaaaattgcaGGAGAAAAGTCAACAGATGGAGGATGAAGAAACATACAAAGATGATATATGGGAGCAAAATGGTTCCTCACATTTTACTAATGGTACAGACAGTCACTCATCCAGCTTTTCTGAACGATGCACTGAATGGCAAACAGTTGATTTATTTGATGACAGCCAACTTTCATGTGAACTAACCAAGACAAAGACTAAGTCAGAAGAATCCATTTCAGATCTTGCAGGCTCTCTTCTCTCACTGCAACTTGACTTGGGACCATCACTTTTGGATGAGGTCCTCAATGTAATGGACAAGAATAAATCTTAG